The region ataaatgttatttattataatttttataagATTGATTTAACGTAGAAGTTGTCGTATGTCAAGATTATAGGTGTGAGTTAGTGGTGATAATGTTTGACAGAgagaagaaaataaaaataaatgaaagtatTTTTAtgataattaattaattaatatcaatagttatttatttaattaattaaataattgagAATGTAAGGGTTGAAAATGTGGTGTGGTGTCAAATTTAAACAAAAAATAgaatatttataaatatattttaaaaaaatgtcAATGAGTGTCCCATTCCAAAAACATTTTTTAATGACTTTAAAAGCTAAAAAATATAGACACTTGTATTCTATCATATCATACATGCATAAATAGTATGCATATCCTCATCTCAATTCTCAACCAACTTCATCTTAGAGTTTCACTATGGAGGGACATGAAATTTTGGGGTTTGGTTTCTTTGTAACTGGTTTATGGCACTTTTTCAACCACATCAAACTCCattttctttcttcttctttcaaTTCCTACACTTCAACCCTATGGTTTCCATCCAAATTAACTAGATACATGGAGCTTTATTTAACTATTGCAAGTGGCATACTCTTCATAGCCATGGAGCTTTTCATCTATTCTCTTCACCACCAACCATTTGACCCTATAGATGGAACCATTCCCTCTAACCGTCTTCACAACTTTGAACACTCTTCCAtggctttgtctttcttatcCTATGCTACATTTTCTATAATTCTTGATAGAAAAATAACCATTGCTAAGAAAACTCAAAATGAACTCACTCATTTGCTTGCAGCTATAGCATTTGCTCAACAGTTTCTTCTTTTTCATCTTCATTCAAGAGATCATATGGGGTTAGAAGGACAGTACCATTATTTTTTGCAAgttttgatttttatttgtttcGTGACGACCCTTATGGGAATTGGATTTCCAACGAGTTTCTTGGTGTGTTTTGTGCGTTCGGTTGGGATAATCTTTCAAGGTCTGTGGCTTATGTTCATGGGGTTCATGCTTTTTACACCTGGTTATCAACCCAAAGGCTGTTTCATGAAACCTGAAGGGGATCAATATGTGGTTAGGTGCAGTGATGAAGAGGCTCTTCATCGTGCGGTTTCGTTGGTGAATATTCATTTCAGTTGGTTCTTGATTGGTGTCACTGTTTTTGCGATGTCGTTCTACTTGATTATGGCTTTATGTTATGGTGGAAAAACAGTGGAGTATGTTTCATTGATGAAGGAGGAACATTACCAAGATGAAGATGGCTTGAAAAACTTCAATGTTGAGTCACAATGTCAAAATATTGCCACAAGCAATGAAGAGCAAACATGAAGATCTTGGTCTAGGTCAAGTTAATTAATGTTGTtgtaataaaaaaaattgtattgCTTTATAAACGTATTTGTCACATACACCTAATTGGAAAATTCATTGATCAATTACATGAAATTAGGAAATCAATATTTATTTGTTGTAGATATGATTTGGAAATAAGGGTTGTCGTTCTTGTCACCTTAATTTGAAATTCTGAAAAAATAAGTGATCGGATCTTCCTCTGTATCTCACATTCCCACTCATAACTCTGAATGGGGCAAGTTATGGAGTCGTCAACTGTCTTTCTGATTATATGATTACATAGAGAACCTAGCCATATGATATATATAACCCTAG is a window of Lathyrus oleraceus cultivar Zhongwan6 chromosome 6, CAAS_Psat_ZW6_1.0, whole genome shotgun sequence DNA encoding:
- the LOC127096439 gene encoding uncharacterized protein LOC127096439 — translated: MEGHEILGFGFFVTGLWHFFNHIKLHFLSSSFNSYTSTLWFPSKLTRYMELYLTIASGILFIAMELFIYSLHHQPFDPIDGTIPSNRLHNFEHSSMALSFLSYATFSIILDRKITIAKKTQNELTHLLAAIAFAQQFLLFHLHSRDHMGLEGQYHYFLQVLIFICFVTTLMGIGFPTSFLVCFVRSVGIIFQGLWLMFMGFMLFTPGYQPKGCFMKPEGDQYVVRCSDEEALHRAVSLVNIHFSWFLIGVTVFAMSFYLIMALCYGGKTVEYVSLMKEEHYQDEDGLKNFNVESQCQNIATSNEEQT